CTGACGCTGCGGGATTCCAAACCCTCGAAGGCGGGCCAGCCATAGTTGTTGCCTACATATCCGTCGTATGTGGCGACATCCATCTCCTCCCAAGAATCTTCTCCCACGTCCCCGATGTAGACATCGTTGGTCAAGGGATCGATGCAGAAGCGGAAGGGATTGCGGAGCCCCGCGGCGAAGACCAGACGCGCGTTCTCGTTTGGTCCTGGGAAGGGGTTGTCCGGCGGCGTGATCGCCCCCTTCGCGGGCGGGCCGCCCCCGGTTCCGGGCATGTTCGCGACATCGAGACGCAGGATCTTTCCGGTCAGCAAGTTCGTGTCCTGGGCATTGCAGTTGAAGGCATCGTCCCCGATGCTCACATAAAGGAACCCATCCGGGCCGAAGCGGAGCGTGCCGCCGTTGTGGTTCGAGTTCACGTCGGCGATGCCACCGAGGATCACGTAGGGACTCGCGAGGGTCACGCTCGTGCTCGCTGGATTCGAGAGGGCGCCGCTCGCCTGGCGCATGGTCACCCGGATGGTCCCGTCGTTGTAGGTGCCGTGGAAGTAGAGATAGGGCCGCGTCGGCCAGGCCGGGTCCACCGCGATCCCGAGGAGACCGCGCTCGCCGAAGACTTGCAGCCCCGAGGTGGTCGCGATCACCGCCGAGGTGCTCGACCCGACCGCCGCCAGGCGCACGTTGCCGGTGTCCTTCTCGATGATGAGAGTGCGCCCATCGGGAAGGAAGGCGAAGCCGACGGTAGAGCCGCCGAAGGGCTCGCCCACGACGGCTTGCAAGGCGAAGCCACTGGGTACCGACTGAGCCTGCACTGCGACAGCGCCGGCAAGGCCAGCCACTGTGGCCAAGAACCATGGCAGCAACTGCTGCCAGACGGACCGCGGGAGGCCTTGCCTCGGGTCAGGAGAAGAGCTGTGCATGCAACACCTCCATACTCGAGGAGCGCCTTGGTCGACGTCGCTGCTGGAATGCTACCGGTTCTCTCCCTAGGGAGGTATGCGGACTTGACCCGGTTTTCCCCGAGGAAGACTCCTGAAGGGCGCCGAAGATCCGATTCACTTGCGACCCTGGATCGTGTAAAAACATGGGCGCGGCCGGATCCGGGCGCTGGAGCCCGTGACCAGGCCTGTCCTCGGGTCGTGCGGCGGGGTGGAGGCGCGTGGAAGAAGCTCTCCTGCAGTTGTTCCAGGCGCGTTACGGCGCCGTGGACAACCTGGCTCCCCTGAAGAGCGACGGTTCCGGTCGCAAGTACTGGCGGCTTTCCGGCGCTGGGCGGACTGCCGTCGGCGTGCATGGCCCCGACGCCGACGAGAATCGGGCCTTCCTGGTGTTCTCACGCCACTTTCGCCAGTGCGGCCTGCCCGTGCCGGAGATCTACGCAGAGGACGCGGCGCACGGCGTCTACCTGCAGGAAGATCTCGGTGACATCACGCTCTTCGGCTTCCTCGCCGGGCACCGCCTCCCGAGCGGATTCCCTCCCGCCGCGACGGCGCTGTACGAAAAGGTGGTACGCCTTCTGCCGCGCTTCCAGATCGAAGCGGGCCGCACTCTGAACTACGAGGTCTGCTACCCGCGACCTAGCTTCGACCAGCGTTCCATCCTCTGGGATCTCAACTACTTCAAGTACTACTTCCTGCGCCTGGCCGGCATCCCCTTCCACGAACAGCAGCTGGAGGACGATTTCCAGCGCTTCGCCGCTTTCCTGCTCGAGGCCGGACAGGGTCATTTCCTCTACCGTGATTTCCAGTCGCGGAACATCATGATCCGGAACGGCGAGCCCTGGTTCATCGACTACCAGGGCGGCCGGCGCGGGCCGCTGCAATACGACATCGCCTCGCTGCTCTACGACGCCAAGGCGGACGTGCCGCCGCAGCTGCGCGACCGCTTGTTGCATGTCTATCTCGATGCCGCCAACGAAATCGCCCCGCTGCAGCGCGAGCGCTTCCTGCACTACTACCCGGCTTACGTCCTTGTCCGGATCATGCAGGCCATGGGGGCTTACGGCTTGCGCGGCTTCTACGAGCGCAAGACGCACTTCCTGCAGAGCATCCCTTACGCGGTGCGCAACCTCGAGTACCTGCTGCAGACGTCGCCGCTTCCGGTGGAGCTGCCGGCTCTCTCCCGGGTGTTCCAGGCCCTGGTGTCGAGCTCCAAGCTGCGCCATTACGGGCAGGTCGACCTGCAGCTCACCGTGCGCGTGCAGAGCTTTTCGTTCAAGGAGGGCATGCCCCAGGACGACAGCGGCCACGGCGGCGGCTTCGTCTTCGACTGCCGCGCCTTGCCGAATCCCGGGCGGCACGAGCGCTTCGCGCCCCTCACCGGCAAAGACCGCGAGGTCGCCGACTTCCTCAAGAACGATGCCGCGGTGCGCGAGTTCCTCCGCCACGCCATCGCTCTCGTCGACCGCAGCGTGGAGAACTACCGGAACCGCAACTTCACCAATCTCACCGTGGCCTTCGGCTGTACCGGCGGGCGCCACCGCTCGGTGTACTGCGCCGAGCGCCTCGCCGAGCACCTGCGGCTGCAACATCCCGTGCAGGTGAAGGTCGCCCACCTGGCTCTCGAACCGGCCGCCGCCCCAGCGTCATGAAAGCGATGGTCCTGGCCGCGGGGGTCGGCAGCCGGCTCCGGCCACTCACGGACCAGCGTCCGAAGGCCCTCCTCGAGATCGCCGGCCGGCCCATGCTGGAAATCGTCCTCGCCCGGCTCGCTGCAGCAGGCGTGCGTGAAGTCATGGTCAACGTCCACCACCACGCCGAGCAAGCGGAGCGCTACCTTCGCGGTTGCACACACCTCGGCCTGCGCATCGAGATCTCCCGTGAGGCCGAGCTCCTCGACACCGGTGGTGGCCTGAAGAAAGCCGCCGCCTTTTTCGCCGGCACGGAGCCCTTCTTCGTCCACAACGCCGACGTGGTGAGCGGCGTGGATCTGCGGCGACTCGGCGAGGCTCACGCCGCAAGCGGCGCCGTCGCCTTGCTCTCGGTACGGGAGCGCCCGGCTTCGCGCCTCCTCCTTTTCGACACCGAGGATCGTCTCTGCGGCTGGGAGAACCCAGCGACGGGTGTGCGCCAATGGGCCGCGGGCCCCGTCGCCTCGGTGAGGCGCCTCGGCTTCGACGGCATCCAGGTGCTGTCGCCCAAGATCTTCAACGACTTCGTCGAGACCGGGGCTTTCTCACTCACCCAGGCCTACTTGCGCCTCGCCGGCCAAGGGAAGCGCATCCTCGCCTGGCGCGCCGATGCCTACTACTGGGCCGACATCGGTTCCGTGGACAAGCTCGCCGCGGTCGAGCGGCACGTCGCCGCCCACGGTCTGCCGGCTTGAGGGACCGATCTCCGGGTCCTGGATCGGGACCTGATCGGAAGGACCTGCCCCGAGGGACCGGGCTTGGTGGACCTGTTACGATGCCCGGAAGCCGCGGCGTCCGCCGGACCCGGTCCGGTCCGACATCGAGGCGCCACGATGACACCGGGAGCTGCTCATGACTGCAGCAGAACGTCAGGCGTTGATCGCGCGCTACGGTGAAGGCGTGCGGCAGTTCGAGGAAGCACTGGCCACGGTGCCGGCCGAAGCGATGCAGTGGCGACCGGGGCCGAACAAGTGGTCGGCCCACGAGGTCGCGGTGCACTGCGCCGACAGTGAAACCAACGGGGCCATACGCATCCGCTTCCTCGTCGGCGAGTCCAATCCCACCCTGCTCGGCTACGACCAGGACGCCTGGACGCGCACCTTCGATTACCACGCCTACCCGCTCGACGTGGCGCGGGCGCAGGTGCAAGCCGTGCGGCGCTACACTCACGAGATGATCCGCCGGCTTCCCGAGAGCGCCTGGTCGCGCGAGGGGACGCACACGGAGGTCGGGCGCTACACGGCGGAGGACTGGCTGCGGATCTACGCCGAGCACCTGGAGGTCCACGCACGCCAGATCAGGCGCAACGTGGACGCCTGGCGCGCGGCGCGCTGAGCCATGTCCCCGCACGCGGCGGCAGTCAGCCGGAGCGCCCGAGTCGCGCTCCCTGCGCTCGCTTGCTGCATCCTCGCCGGCATCGCGGCAACGGCAAACGCGAGCCACGACCCGTCGCGGACGGCGACGGTGTTCGTGCATGGGTTCGATCCCGCCGGGGCGACGCAGACCGGCGTCTTCGGCCGCGACGAGGTCGATCCGCTGCTCGAGCAAGCCGCGGCGCTCCTCGGTCTGCCGACGACAGGTCAACCGGGCGGACTCGAGAGAGCCAACGTCGTCACCACCACGCGCTACTACGGCGACACGCCCCCGCCGTACTACGACGGCACCGACCTCGCCGATCTCCAGGCGGTGACGGCCGCCTGGGGCGGCGGCGTGCCGCGCTATGCCCTCATCGTCGCCAAGTACGCTCGCCACGTACTCGAGGTCTCCGGCGCCGACCAAGTCAACATCATGAGCGCCAGCTTCGGCTCCCTCATCGCCCGCTGGTTGATCGAGAAGGACGTCGAGCATCTGGCGAGCCAGGGACGCATCGCGCGCTGGTTGAGCGTCGAGGGTGTCGTAGCCGGGAACTGGGCCGCGAGCCAGGAAGATCTCGTCGGGCTCTCCGAGCTGGTGCTCGCGCCGACCATCGACGTCGAGCACATGGGCTACGACTGGGTCGAGGCGCACCTGCACGCACCGCGGCGGGAAGCGGACTCTGCCTGGTACGCCAGCATCCTGCTCGGGCAGGTGGGCTCGACAGAGGACAGGTTGCACGAGCGCGCCCTCACCGCGGCGATGCTGTCTCGAGGTGCGTATCAGCCCAACGATGGTGTTCAAGGGCTCTGGGATGCCCGCTTCGAGACGGTGACGAACCAAGCGCTCTTCCTCGGACGCCCGCCCACGTGGAGCGTCTTCCACGACACCCATTACAGCTTGCAAGCAAACCAAGCCGCCTGGGCGCAAGCGGTGGTCTTCCTCACCCAATCGCGCCGGGTCACCGTCACCTTGCGCGCCGCCACCGTCGATCACATCCACGAGCCCTCGGGACCATTCCTGGATCTTCGCCCGGCCGAAGTCGTGTTCCAGAGCCGGGTGCGCTCGCCGGCGCTCGCCGCTCGCTGGGGAATCACGGCTGCCGTTTCCGAGCTCACCCTCGAGGGAGGTGCACCGCCACTCCGTCGCTTCGACCACGACGGCAGCCGACTCGAGTTCAACCAGGTGTTATTCGACGATTTCGTCCTCGCCGGGGAGACAGCGCTCGACCTCGAGCTGTGGGCCGAGGAGATCGACCTCGAGCTTCGCTACGGCGTCTCCGAAACCCTCTTGCAACCCTACTTCCAGTTCCTCGGCGGCGGCTTCCTGCAGGTTTCGGCGTTGCAGCCCGGCACCTATTCTTTCGCCACCACCGACTGGCATGGCGATCTCGAGGTCCAGATCTTCGACTATCCCTTCGGAGCGCCCACGGATGCGGCGACACCCTCGAGCCGTTACTTTGGCGACACCGCTCTCCTCGTGTCTCCAAACCCCTTCATCTCCCAGGTGCGGATCCGGCCTGCGCCCACCGCCGCAGGTTCCAGTAGTGGGAACTTGATCTCGGCAGGCGATGCGACACTACGTATCTACGACGCCTCGGGAAGGCTCCTTCGCGCTCTCGTGAATCAGGCAGAGCAGGAATTCGTCTGGGATGGACGCGACGGGAGAGGGAAGACGCTTCCGGCAGGGGTCTATTTCTACGAGCTCATCACGCCCCAGGCCGTCTTCACCGGGCGCGGCCAGCGGCTGCGGTGACGCTTCTTGCACACCTAGGACGGCTCGATCGGCTCATTGGAAAGCCGATCACGCGCGCGAGCGGGGTCGCCGGGCGCCGCCGCGGAACGACGTGCCGCGCGCAAGTAGGCAATGCTCCACAACACCCCGACGCCAATCCCAAGGTAGTGGAGGGACTGGTCGGGTACGCGCATGCCGCCCGCGAAGCACCAGAGAGCATAGAAGTGCGTACCCAAGACGATGTAGAGACTCTTGCGTCCAGCCCTCACTGCCGCGAGGGACCACCGGTCCCGGGTTTCGAAGTCAAGACAAAGCGCACCGACCACCATGAGCCCGACCGGAAGAAAAGTGATGAGGAAGACTGGTACTACACCGAAGCGCGGCTTCAGAAGGTCAGCGATGAAGAGTGGCCCCCCACAATACGAGAAAAGTGCCGCGATCTTCAGCACGGCCTCCCTCATCTGACCTGCCCCCCTGCACTCTATGATCGTCGACCGCCGAACTCATCCGCGTGAAGCGACACAAACTCCCGGAAGCTCATCGCCTGCCGGCCCGTCACTCGCTCCACCCCATCCGTCAGCCGGTCATACCGACCCGCCCGGTTCAACTCGGCCATCGTCACAAGATGCCGGGTCAGGTACTCCGGCAACCCTTCCTTTTTCAGCTCCCGTTCCCAATCCTCGGCGGGGATGTCAGAGTACGTGACCTCACGGTTCAGCGCTTCCGAGTACTTGGGCGACCCCGTGCATGTCCTGCGATCGCGGTCCGGTGAGTTCGTAGATTCGGCCCAGGTGCGGCCCAGGATCGGCGAGGGCGGCAGCGACGACGCGGGCGACATCAGCCGCGGCCACCGGATTGGTCTTGCCCTGCCCGAACGGCAGTTCGATGCGGCCTCGGTCGCGGACGCTCGGACCGGTGAGGGGAAGGAAGAAGCCCTCCAGGAAGACCGTCGGCCGGACGGTGACGACCGGCAGACTGGACCACGCGAGCGTCTGCTCGCTGAGCCAGTGCTGCCGCTGCTGAGGGCTTGGGGTGGTGTGCTGGATGCTCATCTGGGAAACGGTCATCTGGGAAATGTTGACCAGCGCGTTCACCCCGACTTCCCTGGCGACCGCCGCCATGGTCACGGTCGCCTCCAGGTACCCGGTGGACACGGACATGCCGAAATAGACCCGCTGACAGCCGCTGACAACCCGATAGACGTCGGCCGGTTCGAGTAGGTTTCCGACCACCACCTCGGCTCCTGCGGCCCGCAAGGCCGCCGCCCGTTCGTCCTCGCGGCGAACCATGGCGCGAACCGGAAGCCCGCGATCGAGGAGCAGGCCGGTCACGGTTCGCCCGACCGCCCCGAGTTGACCGGCTGCACCGGTGACGAGAATCGATCCGTGATCGATCATGCGGTTGCGCTGCCTTTCGCTGAACGGGTTGGCTCTCAGCTGCGGCTTGCCGTCGGCCTCAAGTATACGACTGGGTCGGGCTGTCGCATGCCCATTCCAAGTCTCTACGGGGAAATCATGCC
This portion of the Candidatus Krumholzibacteriia bacterium genome encodes:
- a CDS encoding PQQ-dependent sugar dehydrogenase, which encodes MHSSSPDPRQGLPRSVWQQLLPWFLATVAGLAGAVAVQAQSVPSGFALQAVVGEPFGGSTVGFAFLPDGRTLIIEKDTGNVRLAAVGSSTSAVIATTSGLQVFGERGLLGIAVDPAWPTRPYLYFHGTYNDGTIRVTMRQASGALSNPASTSVTLASPYVILGGIADVNSNHNGGTLRFGPDGFLYVSIGDDAFNCNAQDTNLLTGKILRLDVANMPGTGGGPPAKGAITPPDNPFPGPNENARLVFAAGLRNPFRFCIDPLTNDVYIGDVGEDSWEEMDVATYDGYVGNNYGWPAFEGLESRSVSCTLDPPFTSPIYVYPNPSGGSASVIGGPLYRRVPGSASSFPFAYDGNLFLADVYNGFIRRLVRSGSNWSVAPAVPGQANPQQWASGIDFISDLQTGPDGGLYFMVLSDGGSLSRGLYRIVDTTVTDALDVPGNAGLQAFPNPAPVQQGLTIRYRLVRPETARLRIYDAAGRLVRTLGPVQGTFGSIGWDGKTERGVSVAAGVYSLRLETGGKETARRKLTLLQ
- a CDS encoding RNase adapter RapZ is translated as MEEALLQLFQARYGAVDNLAPLKSDGSGRKYWRLSGAGRTAVGVHGPDADENRAFLVFSRHFRQCGLPVPEIYAEDAAHGVYLQEDLGDITLFGFLAGHRLPSGFPPAATALYEKVVRLLPRFQIEAGRTLNYEVCYPRPSFDQRSILWDLNYFKYYFLRLAGIPFHEQQLEDDFQRFAAFLLEAGQGHFLYRDFQSRNIMIRNGEPWFIDYQGGRRGPLQYDIASLLYDAKADVPPQLRDRLLHVYLDAANEIAPLQRERFLHYYPAYVLVRIMQAMGAYGLRGFYERKTHFLQSIPYAVRNLEYLLQTSPLPVELPALSRVFQALVSSSKLRHYGQVDLQLTVRVQSFSFKEGMPQDDSGHGGGFVFDCRALPNPGRHERFAPLTGKDREVADFLKNDAAVREFLRHAIALVDRSVENYRNRNFTNLTVAFGCTGGRHRSVYCAERLAEHLRLQHPVQVKVAHLALEPAAAPAS
- a CDS encoding nucleotidyltransferase family protein, encoding MKAMVLAAGVGSRLRPLTDQRPKALLEIAGRPMLEIVLARLAAAGVREVMVNVHHHAEQAERYLRGCTHLGLRIEISREAELLDTGGGLKKAAAFFAGTEPFFVHNADVVSGVDLRRLGEAHAASGAVALLSVRERPASRLLLFDTEDRLCGWENPATGVRQWAAGPVASVRRLGFDGIQVLSPKIFNDFVETGAFSLTQAYLRLAGQGKRILAWRADAYYWADIGSVDKLAAVERHVAAHGLPA
- a CDS encoding DinB family protein; its protein translation is MTAAERQALIARYGEGVRQFEEALATVPAEAMQWRPGPNKWSAHEVAVHCADSETNGAIRIRFLVGESNPTLLGYDQDAWTRTFDYHAYPLDVARAQVQAVRRYTHEMIRRLPESAWSREGTHTEVGRYTAEDWLRIYAEHLEVHARQIRRNVDAWRAAR
- a CDS encoding FlgD immunoglobulin-like domain containing protein; protein product: MSPHAAAVSRSARVALPALACCILAGIAATANASHDPSRTATVFVHGFDPAGATQTGVFGRDEVDPLLEQAAALLGLPTTGQPGGLERANVVTTTRYYGDTPPPYYDGTDLADLQAVTAAWGGGVPRYALIVAKYARHVLEVSGADQVNIMSASFGSLIARWLIEKDVEHLASQGRIARWLSVEGVVAGNWAASQEDLVGLSELVLAPTIDVEHMGYDWVEAHLHAPRREADSAWYASILLGQVGSTEDRLHERALTAAMLSRGAYQPNDGVQGLWDARFETVTNQALFLGRPPTWSVFHDTHYSLQANQAAWAQAVVFLTQSRRVTVTLRAATVDHIHEPSGPFLDLRPAEVVFQSRVRSPALAARWGITAAVSELTLEGGAPPLRRFDHDGSRLEFNQVLFDDFVLAGETALDLELWAEEIDLELRYGVSETLLQPYFQFLGGGFLQVSALQPGTYSFATTDWHGDLEVQIFDYPFGAPTDAATPSSRYFGDTALLVSPNPFISQVRIRPAPTAAGSSSGNLISAGDATLRIYDASGRLLRALVNQAEQEFVWDGRDGRGKTLPAGVYFYELITPQAVFTGRGQRLR
- a CDS encoding NAD(P)H-binding protein; the encoded protein is MIDHGSILVTGAAGQLGAVGRTVTGLLLDRGLPVRAMVRREDERAAALRAAGAEVVVGNLLEPADVYRVVSGCQRVYFGMSVSTGYLEATVTMAAVAREVGVNALVNISQMTVSQMSIQHTTPSPQQRQHWLSEQTLAWSSLPVVTVRPTVFLEGFFLPLTGPSVRDRGRIELPFGQGKTNPVAAADVARVVAAALADPGPHLGRIYELTGPRSQDMHGVAQVLGSAEP